A portion of the Deinococcus apachensis DSM 19763 genome contains these proteins:
- the pilM gene encoding type IV pilus assembly protein PilM, producing MSSLLQRLTSPRLNAIGVEIGTSAIKVVALRPGAPPVLQHAIMVPTPIGSMRDGLVVEPQTVATELKNLLAQHRITTRHAVTAVPNQSAVTRNIMVPRMERKELQEAIKWEAERYIPYPIDEVNLDFDLLDDPAQVPEDGQMEAVIAAAPSEAVARQVEVLRLAGLEPTVVDLKSFATLRALRGNLLGEHLNKTTLAGLNYTEAGEVALVLEIGASSSVISLVRGDRILMARNLGVAADDFTTALQKAFDLDFGAAEEVKLGYATATTPTEDEEDLLNFDLSRQQYSPARVFEIVRPVLGDLITEVRRSLEFYRVQSGDVVIDRTFIAGGGAKLRGLAPAISDALGFRVEVASPWLTVQTEGANVDTGYLQTNAAEFTVPLGLALRGVNARG from the coding sequence ATGTCGAGCCTGCTACAACGCCTTACAAGTCCGCGCCTGAACGCCATCGGGGTGGAGATTGGCACGAGCGCGATCAAGGTGGTCGCCCTGCGCCCCGGGGCGCCGCCGGTCCTCCAGCACGCGATCATGGTGCCCACGCCCATCGGCTCCATGCGCGACGGGCTGGTCGTCGAGCCGCAGACGGTCGCCACCGAGCTGAAAAACCTGCTCGCCCAGCACCGCATCACCACCCGCCACGCCGTGACCGCCGTGCCCAACCAGTCGGCGGTCACGCGCAACATCATGGTCCCCCGCATGGAGCGCAAGGAGCTTCAGGAGGCCATCAAGTGGGAGGCCGAGCGCTACATCCCCTACCCCATCGACGAGGTTAACCTCGACTTCGACCTGCTCGACGACCCTGCCCAGGTGCCGGAGGACGGCCAGATGGAGGCCGTGATCGCCGCCGCCCCCTCCGAGGCGGTCGCGCGGCAGGTCGAGGTGCTGCGCTTGGCGGGTCTGGAGCCCACCGTGGTGGACCTCAAGAGCTTCGCCACCCTGCGTGCCCTGCGCGGCAACCTGCTGGGAGAGCACCTCAACAAGACCACCCTGGCCGGGCTGAACTACACCGAGGCGGGCGAGGTCGCGCTCGTGCTGGAGATCGGGGCGAGCAGTTCCGTGATCTCCCTGGTGCGCGGCGACCGCATCCTGATGGCGCGCAACTTGGGCGTGGCCGCCGACGACTTCACGACGGCGCTGCAAAAGGCTTTCGACCTCGACTTCGGCGCCGCCGAGGAGGTCAAGCTGGGCTACGCGACCGCCACCACCCCCACCGAGGACGAGGAGGATCTGCTCAACTTCGACCTCTCGCGCCAGCAGTACTCCCCAGCACGTGTTTTCGAGATCGTGCGCCCGGTGCTGGGCGACTTGATCACCGAGGTGCGGCGCTCGCTGGAGTTCTACCGGGTGCAGTCGGGCGACGTGGTGATCGACCGGACCTTCATCGCGGGGGGCGGCGCCAAGCTGCGCGGCCTGGCCCCGGCGATCAGCGACGCGCTGGGCTTCCGGGTGGAGGTCGCCAGCCCCTGGCTGACCGTGCAGACCGAGGGGGCGAACGTGGACACCGGCTACCTCCAGACCAACGCTGCCGAGTTCACCGTGCCGCTGGGGCTGGCGCTGCGGGGGGTGAACGCCCGTGGTTGA
- the pilO gene encoding type 4a pilus biogenesis protein PilO, protein MSVKLAPRSLFLIVLGVCVLVLLCWYLMRYQARQQEISLLQGELETTRMNADRYRAAQRGLPELKTTVARLNTERDQFLRALPANAQFGTVLDEMRRNVLAAGAEMTTFNVQTGTATGLPAGVRPINLNLGVSGPFAAVFRALRSMETMNRFTTVGGVNLQLPQATSFNPKLEGTLNLTVYTFDPAQAAAPGGTGTAPAAPTAPPAAPQGGTQ, encoded by the coding sequence ATGTCCGTTAAGCTCGCCCCCCGTTCCCTCTTCCTGATTGTCCTGGGCGTGTGCGTGCTCGTGCTGCTGTGCTGGTACCTGATGCGCTACCAGGCCCGCCAGCAGGAGATCAGCCTGCTTCAGGGCGAGCTGGAGACCACCCGCATGAACGCCGACCGCTACCGCGCTGCGCAGCGTGGCCTGCCCGAGCTGAAGACCACCGTCGCCCGGTTGAACACCGAGCGCGACCAGTTCCTGCGGGCACTCCCCGCCAACGCGCAGTTCGGCACCGTCCTCGACGAGATGCGGCGCAACGTGCTCGCGGCGGGCGCGGAGATGACCACCTTCAACGTGCAGACCGGGACCGCCACCGGCCTTCCCGCCGGGGTGCGGCCCATCAACCTGAACCTGGGAGTCAGCGGGCCGTTCGCGGCCGTGTTCCGGGCGCTGCGGTCGATGGAGACCATGAACCGCTTCACGACGGTGGGTGGGGTGAATCTGCAACTGCCGCAGGCGACCTCCTTTAATCCCAAGCTGGAGGGCACGCTGAACCTCACCGTGTACACCTTCGATCCGGCGCAGGCCGCCGCGCCTGGCGGCACGGGCACAGCCCCGGCGGCCCCCACCGCACCGCCCGCTGCCCCCCAGGGAGGCACCCAGTGA
- a CDS encoding lipase chaperone, with amino-acid sequence MSRPVATRPKLKVSREMRVLLILLLMVALIAAWAIWSSNRSAQQALAQTTPTPPTGDAATGEGTGPTPTPSTAPADGDSVAVQPGGAVDVPSLPAFGETGTDDTGTAEAEPAPTPGGINPDTALATLSGVNPFRPLAVDQDASVPAGQVNSAPQVTESSVSTPPVRITPPATTPVTTTVTTSPEPDNTSGGVIPVAPIPGTPSRVTVDTPAVAGGAFPTPTLPGATPSQPKPESVTVLRPPSARPTPVTLPRPSGGTPTAPRPPATPTPIRPPATPAPVRPPVTAVHVPKESIDLSSVVGRGTGSTGTAASASGTPDGAKGTASTSATALPTPGTPQPITQLGADATAVPVSALDQLLQSREIALNAAVLGPVNTAVFRSRDGFVVVEIGEKLPDSEAVLKDVTADSATLSLGNDTKTLQLNER; translated from the coding sequence GTGAGTCGGCCGGTCGCAACACGTCCCAAGCTCAAGGTCTCGCGCGAGATGCGGGTGCTCCTGATCCTGCTGCTGATGGTCGCCCTGATCGCGGCCTGGGCGATCTGGAGCAGCAACCGCAGCGCCCAGCAGGCCCTGGCCCAGACGACGCCCACACCGCCCACCGGTGACGCGGCCACAGGCGAAGGGACAGGCCCCACGCCCACCCCCTCCACGGCCCCCGCAGACGGCGACAGCGTGGCCGTGCAGCCCGGCGGCGCAGTGGACGTGCCCAGCCTCCCCGCCTTCGGCGAGACGGGGACGGACGACACCGGGACTGCGGAGGCGGAACCCGCGCCCACCCCCGGTGGCATCAACCCCGACACCGCCCTGGCGACTCTGTCCGGCGTCAACCCCTTCCGCCCACTGGCCGTCGACCAGGACGCGAGCGTACCGGCAGGACAGGTGAATTCCGCGCCCCAGGTGACGGAGAGCTCCGTCAGCACGCCTCCCGTCCGTATCACCCCGCCAGCGACGACTCCAGTCACCACGACGGTCACAACCAGCCCGGAGCCAGACAACACCAGCGGCGGCGTCATTCCCGTCGCGCCCATCCCCGGCACCCCTTCCCGCGTGACCGTAGATACGCCCGCCGTCGCGGGTGGTGCCTTCCCCACCCCGACCCTCCCCGGCGCTACCCCCAGCCAGCCCAAGCCGGAATCCGTGACCGTGCTGCGTCCGCCGAGCGCGCGGCCCACTCCGGTCACGCTGCCCAGGCCCTCGGGGGGTACGCCGACCGCCCCCCGGCCGCCTGCCACGCCCACTCCCATCCGGCCTCCCGCCACACCTGCTCCTGTCCGGCCTCCCGTCACGGCTGTCCACGTGCCCAAGGAAAGCATCGACCTGAGCAGCGTCGTGGGACGTGGAACCGGCAGTACGGGTACGGCGGCAAGTGCCTCCGGCACCCCGGACGGCGCGAAGGGCACGGCGTCCACGTCTGCGACAGCCCTCCCCACCCCCGGCACCCCGCAGCCCATCACCCAACTGGGCGCAGACGCCACTGCCGTGCCAGTCAGCGCCCTCGACCAACTGCTTCAGAGCCGCGAGATCGCCCTCAACGCCGCCGTCCTCGGGCCAGTCAACACCGCGGTCTTCCGCTCGCGCGACGGGTTCGTGGTCGTGGAGATCGGGGAAAAGCTTCCCGACTCAGAGGCGGTCCTGAAGGACGTCACGGCGGACAGCGCCACTCTCTCGCTCGGCAACGACACCAAGACCCTGCAACTCAACGAAAGGTGA